In Streptomyces sp. NBC_00306, a single genomic region encodes these proteins:
- a CDS encoding arsenate reductase/protein-tyrosine-phosphatase family protein: MTAPEGRGIGAATAVDTFRILHVSTGNVCRSPITERLTRHALSVRLGDPLTRGLIVESAGTWGHEGAPMEANAEVVLADFGADATGFVGRELLDEHVIRADLVLTATRDHRAQVISMGHSAGLRTFTLKEFTRLVRAIDPATLPDTRDEGVVERARALVRAAAALRGWLLAPSPDADEVYDPYGAPITFFRSIGDEINQALDPVVTALTGIPARR, translated from the coding sequence TTGACCGCCCCTGAGGGGCGTGGCATAGGTGCGGCGACCGCTGTCGACACCTTCAGAATCCTCCACGTCAGCACCGGCAACGTGTGCCGCTCGCCGATCACCGAGCGGCTGACGCGGCATGCCCTCAGCGTGCGCCTCGGGGATCCGCTGACCCGCGGACTGATCGTGGAGAGCGCCGGCACCTGGGGCCACGAGGGCGCACCCATGGAGGCCAACGCCGAGGTGGTCCTCGCCGACTTCGGCGCGGACGCGACCGGGTTCGTGGGACGCGAACTGCTGGACGAGCACGTGATCCGTGCGGACCTGGTCCTCACGGCGACCCGGGACCACCGGGCGCAGGTCATCTCGATGGGGCACTCGGCGGGCCTGCGGACGTTCACGCTGAAGGAGTTCACCCGGCTCGTACGGGCGATAGACCCGGCCACGCTGCCGGACACCCGGGACGAGGGCGTCGTCGAGCGGGCGAGGGCACTCGTCAGGGCCGCGGCGGCGCTGCGCGGCTGGCTGCTGGCGCCGAGCCCCGACGCTGACGAGGTCTACGACCCCTACGGCGCACCCATCACGTTCTTCCGTTCGATCGGCGACGAGATCAACCAGGCCCTGGACCCTGTCGTCACCGCGCTGACGGGCATTCCTGCCCGGCGCTGA
- the glyA gene encoding serine hydroxymethyltransferase, protein MPVTAAPDTARISHHGGDFDALRRQDPEIAEVILGEEQRQSDSLQLIAAENFTSPAVLAALGSPLANKYAEGYPGARHHGGCELVDTAERIAVQRATALFGAEHANVQSHSGSSAILAAYAALLRPGDTVLAMGLPYGGHLTHGSPANFSGRWFDFVGYGVEAETGVIDYDQVRSLARQHRPKAVVCGSISYPRHPDYALFREIADEVGAYLIADAAHPMGLIAGGAAPNPVPYADVVCATTHKVLRGPRGGMILCGSELAERIDRAVFPFTQGGAQMHTIAAKAVAFGEAATPAFTTYAHRVVANARVLAEELADEGFAVLTGGTDTHLISADPAPLGVDGRIARGRLAAAGLVLDTCALPYGDGRGIRLGTAAVTTQGMGETEMSRIASLFTAAIREEGEEARKIRTDVREMAGRFPPYQR, encoded by the coding sequence ATGCCGGTCACCGCAGCACCTGACACCGCCCGCATCAGCCATCACGGTGGGGACTTCGACGCCCTGCGCCGTCAGGACCCCGAGATCGCCGAGGTGATCCTGGGGGAGGAGCAACGGCAGAGCGACAGCCTCCAGCTCATCGCGGCGGAGAACTTCACCTCGCCCGCCGTCCTCGCCGCTCTCGGCTCTCCGCTGGCCAACAAGTACGCCGAGGGCTATCCCGGCGCCCGTCACCACGGCGGCTGCGAACTCGTCGACACCGCCGAGCGGATCGCCGTCCAGCGCGCCACCGCCCTGTTCGGCGCGGAGCACGCCAATGTGCAGTCCCACTCCGGCTCCTCCGCGATCCTCGCGGCCTACGCCGCGCTGCTGCGTCCCGGCGACACCGTGCTCGCCATGGGACTGCCGTACGGCGGACACCTCACCCACGGCTCACCCGCGAACTTCTCGGGCCGCTGGTTCGACTTCGTCGGCTACGGCGTCGAGGCCGAGACCGGCGTCATCGACTACGACCAGGTGCGCTCCCTGGCCCGGCAGCACCGGCCCAAGGCAGTGGTCTGCGGCTCCATCTCCTATCCGCGTCACCCCGACTACGCGTTGTTCCGCGAGATCGCGGACGAGGTCGGCGCGTATCTGATCGCGGACGCCGCCCATCCGATGGGGCTGATCGCCGGTGGCGCGGCGCCCAATCCCGTCCCGTACGCCGATGTGGTGTGCGCCACCACGCACAAGGTGCTGCGCGGACCGCGCGGCGGCATGATCCTGTGCGGTTCGGAGCTCGCGGAGCGCATCGACCGGGCGGTGTTCCCCTTCACCCAGGGCGGCGCGCAGATGCACACGATCGCGGCCAAAGCGGTGGCCTTCGGGGAGGCGGCGACGCCGGCGTTCACGACCTACGCCCATCGGGTCGTCGCGAACGCGCGCGTACTGGCCGAGGAGCTCGCGGACGAGGGCTTCGCGGTCCTCACCGGCGGCACCGACACCCATCTGATCAGCGCGGACCCCGCGCCCCTGGGGGTGGACGGCCGGATCGCGCGCGGTCGTCTGGCCGCCGCCGGACTGGTCCTCGACACCTGTGCGCTGCCGTACGGGGACGGTCGCGGCATCCGGCTCGGGACCGCGGCCGTCACCACCCAGGGCATGGGCGAGACCGAGATGAGCCGGATCGCGTCGTTGTTCACCGCGGCGATTCGTGAAGAGGGCGAGGAGGCGAGGAAGATCCGTACGGACGTGCGTGAGATGGCCGGTAGATTTCCGCCCTACCAGAGGTAG
- a CDS encoding MraY family glycosyltransferase yields the protein MRDYLLTLCVTAAVTYLLTGPVRKFAIATGAMPEIRARDVHREPTPRLGGIAMFFGLCAGLLVADHLQNLNSVFELSNEPRALLSGAALIWIIGVLDDKFEIDALIKLGGQMIAAGVMVMQGLTILWIPVPGVGTVSLTSWQGTLLTVALVVITINAVNFVDGLDGLAAGMVCIAAAAFFLYAYRIWFSYGIEAAAPASLFTAILMGMCLGFLPHNMHPARIFMGDSGSMLIGLVLAAAAISVTGQVDPDALKIFEGSTREATHAALPVFIPLLLPLTIIAIPVADLVLAIVRRTWNGQSPFAADRGHLHHRLLEIGHSHSRAVLIMYFWSALIAFGVVAYSVHSASMWIVMLVVALSAVGLVLLLLPRFTPRAPRWAEAFVPPRYRRRAVRPALAPASSAHDAQGEPAASGTAVSEAAAEPQERTPIPAGVNGATAIGARSRLPDRRKAGTRG from the coding sequence GTGCGTGATTACCTGCTGACGCTCTGTGTCACGGCTGCGGTGACCTATCTGCTGACCGGTCCGGTGCGGAAGTTCGCCATCGCGACCGGCGCGATGCCGGAGATCCGTGCCCGCGACGTACACCGAGAGCCGACGCCGAGACTCGGCGGCATCGCCATGTTCTTCGGCCTGTGCGCCGGTCTGCTGGTCGCCGACCATCTGCAGAACCTGAACAGCGTCTTCGAGCTGTCCAACGAACCGCGTGCGCTGCTCTCCGGAGCCGCCCTGATCTGGATCATCGGCGTCCTGGACGACAAGTTCGAGATCGACGCCCTGATCAAGCTCGGCGGACAGATGATCGCCGCGGGTGTGATGGTGATGCAGGGTCTGACGATCCTGTGGATCCCCGTGCCCGGTGTGGGAACGGTCTCGCTGACCTCCTGGCAGGGCACCCTGCTGACCGTGGCGCTCGTCGTCATCACGATCAACGCCGTGAACTTCGTCGACGGCCTGGACGGACTGGCCGCCGGCATGGTGTGCATCGCCGCCGCGGCCTTCTTCCTCTACGCCTATCGCATCTGGTTCAGCTACGGGATCGAGGCGGCGGCCCCCGCCAGCCTGTTCACCGCCATCCTGATGGGCATGTGCCTCGGCTTCCTGCCGCACAACATGCACCCGGCGCGTATCTTCATGGGCGACTCGGGATCGATGCTGATCGGTCTGGTGCTGGCGGCGGCCGCGATCTCGGTGACCGGCCAGGTGGACCCCGACGCTCTCAAGATCTTCGAGGGCAGCACCCGTGAGGCCACGCACGCGGCACTGCCGGTCTTCATCCCGCTGCTGCTGCCGCTGACGATCATCGCGATCCCGGTCGCGGACCTGGTGCTGGCGATCGTCCGACGCACCTGGAACGGCCAGTCGCCGTTCGCCGCGGACCGCGGGCATCTCCACCACCGGCTGCTGGAGATCGGGCACTCGCACAGCCGCGCGGTCCTGATCATGTACTTCTGGTCGGCGCTGATCGCGTTCGGCGTGGTCGCGTACTCCGTGCACTCGGCGTCCATGTGGATCGTGATGCTCGTCGTCGCGCTGAGCGCCGTCGGCCTGGTGCTTCTGCTGCTGCCGCGCTTCACCCCGCGGGCACCGCGCTGGGCCGAGGCGTTCGTCCCGCCCCGCTACCGCCGCCGTGCGGTGCGGCCGGCCCTCGCCCCGGCCTCGTCGGCGCACGATGCGCAGGGCGAGCCGGCCGCGTCCGGTACCGCGGTGTCCGAGGCGGCCGCGGAGCCCCAGGAGCGGACGCCGATTCCGGCGGGCGTCAACGGAGCGACAGCGATCGGCGCTCGTTCGCGCCTCCCTGACCGGCGGAAGGCCGGCACGCGCGGCTGA
- the atpB gene encoding F0F1 ATP synthase subunit A gives MADNGCGFPAPGLHSFLFQPIFTVGGFEFNKVMLLALLTTLVVVTFFTLAFGKAKVVPGKLQMIGEAGYDFVRRGIVYETLGKREGEKYVPLMVSIFFFVWIMNIWSVIPLAQFPVSSIIAYPIVLALIVYVIWVTLTFKKHGFVGGWKNITGYDNSLGPIKWLVSFIEFFSNLLVRPFTHAVRLFANMFAGHLMLVMFTVASWYLLNSWLIPAAGVSFVMTIAMIGFELFVQAVQAYVFVLLACTYIQGALAEHH, from the coding sequence ATGGCCGACAACGGCTGTGGCTTTCCGGCACCGGGCCTGCACTCCTTCCTTTTCCAGCCGATCTTCACCGTCGGAGGCTTCGAGTTCAACAAGGTGATGCTGCTCGCGCTGCTCACCACGTTGGTCGTCGTCACCTTCTTCACGCTGGCTTTCGGGAAGGCAAAGGTCGTCCCCGGCAAGCTCCAGATGATCGGTGAAGCCGGCTACGACTTCGTACGCCGCGGCATCGTCTACGAGACCCTCGGCAAGCGGGAGGGCGAGAAGTACGTCCCGCTGATGGTCTCCATCTTCTTCTTCGTCTGGATCATGAACATCTGGTCCGTGATCCCGCTGGCACAGTTCCCCGTGTCATCGATCATCGCGTACCCGATCGTGCTGGCACTGATCGTCTACGTGATCTGGGTGACCCTGACGTTCAAGAAGCACGGATTCGTCGGCGGCTGGAAGAACATCACCGGCTACGACAACTCGCTCGGCCCGATCAAGTGGCTGGTCTCGTTCATCGAGTTCTTCTCGAACCTGCTGGTCCGGCCGTTCACGCACGCCGTGCGACTCTTCGCCAACATGTTCGCCGGTCACCTGATGCTGGTGATGTTCACCGTCGCCTCCTGGTACCTGCTGAACAGCTGGCTGATCCCGGCCGCCGGTGTCTCGTTCGTGATGACGATCGCCATGATCGGCTTCGAGCTCTTCGTGCAGGCCGTCCAGGCGTACGTCTTCGTCCTCCTGGCCTGCACCTACATTCAGGGCGCTCTCGCCGAGCACCACTGA
- the atpE gene encoding ATP synthase F0 subunit C, whose translation MAATETLAAVTGSLGSIGYGLAAIGPGIGVGIVFGNGTQALARQPEAAGLIRANQILGFAFCEALALIGIVLPFVYGQ comes from the coding sequence ATGGCTGCCACTGAGACCCTCGCCGCCGTCACCGGTTCGCTCGGCTCCATCGGCTACGGCCTCGCCGCGATCGGCCCCGGCATCGGCGTCGGCATTGTCTTCGGTAACGGCACCCAGGCTCTTGCCCGTCAGCCCGAGGCTGCCGGCCTGATCCGTGCCAACCAGATCCTTGGTTTCGCCTTCTGTGAGGCGCTCGCCCTCATCGGCATCGTTCTGCCGTTCGTTTACGGTCAGTGA
- a CDS encoding F0F1 ATP synthase subunit B — translation MIANIVQLAAGEEQNPLIPPGPELLVGLIAFAIVFFFFAKKLLPNINKVLEERREAIEGGMEKADAAKIEAESVLEQYKAQLAEARHEAARMRQEANEQGTAIIQEMKAEGQRQREEIIAAGHAQIEADRKAAAAALRQDVGTLATELAGKLVGESLEDVARQSRTIDRFLDDLEEKAEAAR, via the coding sequence GTGATCGCCAACATCGTTCAGCTGGCGGCCGGGGAAGAGCAGAACCCGCTCATTCCTCCGGGCCCCGAGCTGCTTGTCGGCCTGATCGCCTTCGCCATCGTCTTCTTCTTCTTCGCGAAGAAGCTCCTCCCGAACATCAACAAGGTTCTGGAAGAGCGTCGCGAGGCCATCGAAGGCGGCATGGAGAAGGCCGATGCGGCCAAGATCGAGGCCGAGAGCGTCCTTGAGCAGTACAAGGCTCAGCTTGCCGAGGCCCGTCATGAAGCCGCTCGTATGCGCCAGGAGGCGAACGAGCAGGGCACCGCGATCATCCAGGAGATGAAGGCGGAAGGCCAGCGGCAGCGTGAGGAGATCATCGCGGCCGGCCACGCCCAGATCGAGGCCGACCGCAAGGCTGCGGCTGCCGCGCTGCGTCAGGACGTGGGCACGCTCGCGACCGAGCTGGCGGGCAAGCTCGTGGGTGAGTCCCTCGAGGACGTCGCCCGGCAGAGCCGGACCATCGACCGCTTCCTCGACGACCTCGAGGAGAAGGCCGAGGCCGCGCGATGA
- a CDS encoding F0F1 ATP synthase subunit delta, translating to MNGASREALAAARESLDALTDNTSVDAAKLAEELAAVTALLDREVSLRRVLTDPAQAGEAKAELAARLLSGQVGGETADLVSGMVRSRWSRSRDLVDAIEELAATAELIAAQRRGVLDNVEDELFRFSRIVASNTELRAALTDKSVSPSRKAELLRSLLGGKADPATERLVVSLVTAPRGRSLEQGLDSLSKLAAGRRERTVAVVTSAVPLTDRQKQRLGAALAKLYGRDMHLNLDVDPEVLGGISVRVGDEVINGTIADRLDEVARRMAG from the coding sequence ATGAACGGAGCGAGCCGCGAGGCACTGGCTGCCGCACGCGAGTCCCTCGACGCGCTGACGGACAACACGTCCGTCGACGCGGCGAAGCTCGCCGAGGAGCTGGCCGCCGTCACCGCGCTGCTCGACCGCGAGGTGTCGCTGCGTCGGGTCCTGACCGACCCGGCGCAGGCCGGCGAGGCGAAGGCCGAGCTGGCGGCGCGCCTGCTGAGCGGTCAGGTCGGTGGCGAGACCGCTGATCTGGTCTCCGGCATGGTCCGCTCCCGCTGGTCGAGGTCGCGCGACCTGGTCGACGCGATCGAGGAGCTGGCGGCCACCGCCGAGCTCATCGCCGCGCAGCGCAGGGGCGTGCTCGACAACGTCGAGGACGAGCTGTTCCGGTTCAGCCGGATCGTCGCGTCCAACACCGAGCTCCGGGCCGCGCTGACCGACAAGTCGGTGTCGCCGTCCCGCAAGGCGGAGCTGCTGCGCAGCCTGCTGGGCGGCAAGGCGGATCCGGCCACCGAGCGACTGGTCGTGAGTCTTGTGACCGCGCCCCGGGGACGTAGCCTGGAGCAGGGACTCGACTCCCTGTCCAAGCTCGCTGCCGGGCGCAGGGAGCGGACGGTCGCGGTCGTCACCTCGGCTGTCCCGCTCACCGACCGGCAGAAGCAGCGCCTCGGTGCCGCTCTGGCGAAGCTGTACGGCCGCGACATGCACCTGAACCTGGACGTGGACCCCGAGGTCCTCGGCGGGATCTCGGTGCGGGTCGGCGACGAGGTCATCAACGGCACCATCGCGGACCGCCTCGACGAGGTGGCCCGTCGCATGGCCGGCTGA
- the atpA gene encoding F0F1 ATP synthase subunit alpha has protein sequence MAELTIRPEEIRDALENFVQSYKPDAASREEVGTVSVAGDGIAKVEGLPSAMANELLKFEDGTLGLALNLEEREIGAVVLGEFSGIEEGQPVRRTGEVLSVGVGEGYLGRVVDPLGNPIDGLGEIETDGRRALELQAPGVMIRKSVHEPMQTGYKAVDAMVPIGRGQRQLIIGDRQTGKTALAVDTIINQRDNWRSGDVNKQVRCIYVAIGQKGSTIASVRGALEEAGALEYTTIVAAPASDPAGFKYLAPYTGSAIGQHWMYAGKHVLIIFDDLSKQADAYRAVSLLLRRPPGREAYPGDVFYLHSRLLERCAKLSDDMGAGSMTGLPIVETKANDVSAFIPTNVISITDGQCFLESDLFNAGQRPALNVGISVSRVGGSAQHKAMKQVSGRLRVDLAQYRELEAFAAFGSDLDAASKAQMERGKRMVELLKQGQYQPMPVEEQVVSVWAGTTGKMDDVPVQDIRRFEAELLEYLRRERKELLTSIAEGGKMSDDTLQSIADAITAFKRQFETADGQLLGDDAPVSTSK, from the coding sequence ATGGCGGAGCTCACGATCCGGCCGGAGGAGATCCGGGACGCGCTGGAGAACTTTGTCCAGTCGTACAAGCCGGACGCGGCCTCGCGCGAGGAGGTCGGGACGGTCAGCGTTGCCGGCGACGGCATCGCGAAGGTCGAGGGTCTGCCCTCGGCCATGGCGAACGAGCTGCTGAAGTTCGAGGACGGAACCCTCGGTCTCGCCCTCAACCTCGAGGAGCGCGAGATCGGTGCAGTCGTCCTCGGCGAGTTCAGCGGTATCGAGGAGGGACAGCCGGTGCGCCGCACCGGAGAGGTCCTCTCCGTCGGCGTCGGCGAGGGCTACCTCGGCCGTGTCGTCGACCCGCTCGGCAACCCGATCGACGGCCTCGGCGAGATCGAGACCGACGGACGCCGCGCCCTGGAGCTGCAGGCCCCTGGCGTCATGATCCGTAAGTCGGTGCACGAGCCGATGCAGACCGGCTACAAGGCCGTCGACGCCATGGTGCCGATCGGCCGCGGTCAGCGTCAGCTGATCATTGGTGACCGTCAGACCGGCAAGACCGCTCTGGCCGTCGACACGATCATCAACCAGCGCGACAACTGGCGCTCGGGCGACGTGAACAAGCAGGTGCGCTGCATCTACGTCGCCATCGGCCAGAAGGGCTCCACCATCGCGTCCGTGCGCGGTGCCCTGGAGGAGGCCGGCGCCCTGGAGTACACGACCATCGTCGCCGCCCCGGCGTCCGACCCGGCCGGCTTCAAGTACCTGGCGCCGTACACGGGCTCGGCCATCGGCCAGCACTGGATGTACGCCGGCAAGCACGTCCTGATCATCTTCGACGACCTGTCGAAGCAGGCCGACGCCTACCGCGCCGTGTCGCTGCTGCTGCGCCGTCCGCCGGGCCGTGAGGCGTACCCCGGTGACGTCTTCTACCTGCACTCGCGTCTGCTGGAGCGCTGCGCCAAGCTCTCCGACGACATGGGCGCCGGTTCGATGACCGGTCTGCCGATCGTCGAGACCAAGGCGAACGACGTGTCGGCGTTCATCCCGACCAACGTCATCTCCATCACCGACGGCCAGTGCTTCCTGGAGTCCGACCTGTTCAACGCGGGCCAGCGCCCGGCGCTGAACGTCGGTATCTCGGTCTCCCGTGTCGGTGGCTCCGCCCAGCACAAGGCCATGAAGCAGGTCTCCGGCCGTCTTCGCGTGGACCTCGCCCAGTACCGCGAGCTGGAGGCGTTCGCCGCCTTCGGTTCCGACCTGGACGCGGCCTCCAAGGCGCAGATGGAGCGCGGCAAGCGCATGGTCGAGCTGCTGAAGCAGGGCCAGTACCAGCCGATGCCCGTCGAGGAGCAGGTCGTCTCCGTCTGGGCCGGTACCACCGGCAAGATGGACGACGTTCCGGTCCAGGACATCCGGCGCTTCGAGGCCGAGCTGCTCGAGTACCTGCGCCGCGAGCGCAAGGAGCTGCTGACCAGCATCGCCGAGGGCGGCAAGATGTCGGACGACACCCTGCAGTCCATCGCCGACGCGATCACCGCCTTCAAGCGGCAGTTCGAGACCGCGGACGGCCAGCTTCTGGGCGACGACGCTCCGGTCAGCACGAGCAAGTGA
- a CDS encoding F0F1 ATP synthase subunit gamma, whose translation MGAQLRVYKRRIKSVTATKKITKAMEMIAASRIVKAQRQVSASTPYATELTRAVTAVATGSNTQHPLTTEVESPVRAAVLLITSDRGLAGGYSANAIKAADQLTERLQGEGKEVVSYIVGRKGVSYYGFRERTVTESWTGFTDNPTYADAKKVAAPLIEAVQQDTAEGGVDELHIVFTEFVSMLTQTPVQNRLLPLSIEQAAEESGTKGEILPLFDFEPSAEDVLDALLPRYVESRIYNALLQAAASKHAATRRAMKSATDNAGELIKSLSRLANAARQAEITQEISEIVGGASALADATAGSDK comes from the coding sequence ATGGGAGCCCAGCTCCGGGTCTACAAGCGTCGCATCAAATCCGTCACCGCGACCAAGAAGATCACCAAGGCGATGGAGATGATCGCCGCCTCGCGCATCGTCAAGGCGCAGCGCCAGGTGTCGGCCTCCACCCCGTACGCGACCGAGCTCACCCGCGCGGTGACCGCGGTGGCCACGGGGTCGAACACCCAGCACCCCCTCACCACCGAGGTGGAGTCCCCGGTCCGCGCCGCGGTTCTGCTCATCACGAGCGACCGCGGTCTGGCCGGCGGCTACTCCGCCAACGCCATCAAGGCGGCGGACCAGCTCACCGAGCGGCTCCAGGGCGAGGGCAAGGAGGTCGTCAGCTACATCGTCGGCCGCAAGGGTGTCTCGTACTACGGCTTCCGTGAGCGCACGGTCACGGAGTCGTGGACCGGATTCACCGACAACCCGACGTACGCGGACGCCAAGAAGGTTGCCGCACCGCTGATCGAAGCAGTCCAGCAGGACACGGCCGAGGGCGGCGTGGACGAGCTCCACATCGTCTTCACCGAGTTCGTCTCGATGCTGACGCAGACGCCGGTGCAGAACCGGCTGCTGCCGCTCAGCATCGAGCAGGCGGCGGAGGAGAGCGGCACCAAGGGGGAGATTCTGCCCCTGTTCGACTTCGAGCCGTCGGCGGAGGACGTCCTCGACGCCCTGCTGCCGCGCTACGTCGAGAGCCGGATCTACAACGCGCTGCTCCAGGCCGCTGCTTCCAAGCACGCTGCCACCCGCCGCGCGATGAAGTCGGCGACCGACAACGCCGGGGAGCTCATCAAGAGCCTCTCCCGGCTTGCCAACGCGGCCCGCCAGGCCGAAATCACCCAGGAAATCAGCGAGATCGTCGGTGGCGCCAGCGCCCTGGCCGACGCGACCGCGGGGAGTGACAAGTAA
- the atpD gene encoding F0F1 ATP synthase subunit beta, producing the protein MTTTVETAVATGRVARVIGPVVDVEFPVDAMPEIYNALTVEVADPAEDGKLKTLTLEVAQHLGEGLVRAISMQPTDGLVRQATVTNTGAGITVPVGDFTKGKVFNTLGEVLNVPEANSETTERWPIHRKAPSFDQLESKTEMFETGIKVIDLLTPYVKGGKIGLFGGAGVGKTVLIQEMIYRVANNHDGVSVFAGVGERTREGNDLIEEMTESGVIDKTALVFGQMDEPPGTRLRVALAGLTMAEYFRDVQKQDVLFFIDNIFRYTQAGSEVSTLLGRMPSAVGYQPNLADEMGLLQERITSTRGHSITSMQAIYVPADDLTDPAPATTFAHLDATTVLSRPISEKGIYPAVDPLDSTSRILDPRYITQEHYDTATRVKGVLQKYKDLQDIIAILGIDELGEEDKLVVHRARRVERFLSQNTHVAKQFTGVDGSDVPLDESITAFNAICDGEYDHFPEQAFFMCGGIEDLKANAKELGVS; encoded by the coding sequence ATGACGACGACAGTTGAGACGGCCGTTGCCACGGGCCGCGTCGCCCGGGTCATCGGCCCGGTCGTCGACGTGGAGTTCCCCGTCGACGCGATGCCGGAGATCTACAACGCGCTCACCGTCGAGGTGGCCGACCCGGCCGAGGACGGCAAGCTCAAGACGCTGACCCTCGAGGTCGCCCAGCACCTCGGCGAGGGCCTGGTCCGCGCGATCTCGATGCAGCCCACCGACGGTCTGGTCCGCCAGGCCACGGTGACGAACACCGGTGCGGGCATCACCGTCCCGGTCGGCGACTTCACCAAGGGCAAGGTGTTCAACACCCTCGGTGAGGTGCTGAACGTCCCCGAGGCGAACAGCGAGACCACCGAGCGCTGGCCGATCCACCGCAAGGCGCCCAGCTTCGACCAGCTCGAGTCCAAGACCGAGATGTTCGAGACCGGCATCAAGGTCATCGACCTTCTCACCCCGTACGTCAAGGGTGGAAAGATCGGTCTGTTCGGTGGTGCCGGTGTCGGCAAGACCGTTCTGATCCAGGAAATGATCTACCGCGTCGCCAACAACCACGACGGTGTGTCGGTGTTCGCGGGCGTCGGTGAGCGTACTCGTGAGGGCAACGACCTCATCGAGGAAATGACCGAGTCCGGCGTCATCGACAAGACGGCGCTTGTCTTCGGTCAGATGGACGAGCCCCCGGGCACGCGTCTTCGCGTCGCGCTGGCCGGTCTGACCATGGCGGAGTACTTCCGCGATGTGCAGAAGCAGGACGTGCTCTTCTTCATCGACAACATCTTCCGGTACACCCAGGCCGGCTCCGAGGTGTCCACCCTGCTCGGCCGTATGCCGTCCGCGGTGGGTTACCAGCCGAACCTGGCCGACGAGATGGGTCTGCTGCAGGAGCGCATCACCTCGACGCGTGGTCACTCGATCACGTCGATGCAGGCGATCTACGTCCCCGCGGACGACCTGACCGACCCGGCCCCGGCCACCACCTTCGCCCACCTCGACGCGACGACGGTTCTCTCCCGTCCGATCTCCGAGAAGGGCATCTACCCGGCCGTGGACCCGCTGGACTCCACGTCCCGCATCCTGGACCCGCGCTACATCACGCAGGAGCACTACGACACGGCGACCCGTGTCAAGGGTGTCCTGCAGAAGTACAAGGACCTCCAGGACATCATCGCGATTCTCGGTATCGACGAGCTGGGCGAGGAGGACAAGCTCGTTGTCCACCGTGCCCGTCGCGTGGAGCGCTTCCTGTCCCAGAACACCCACGTCGCCAAGCAGTTCACCGGCGTGGACGGCTCGGACGTGCCGCTCGACGAGTCGATCACCGCGTTCAACGCGATCTGCGACGGAGAGTACGACCACTTCCCCGAGCAGGCGTTCTTCATGTGCGGTGGCATTGAGGACCTCAAGGCCAACGCCAAGGAGCTCGGCGTCTCCTGA
- a CDS encoding F0F1 ATP synthase subunit epsilon translates to MAAELHVELVAADRQVWSGEATLVVARTTSGDIGVMPGHQPLLGVLESGPVTIRTSSEGGAGTVVAAVHGGFISFADNKLSLLAEIAELADEIDAQRAERALERAKSDDDAAAERRADVRLRAVAVR, encoded by the coding sequence TTGGCTGCTGAGCTGCACGTCGAGCTGGTCGCCGCTGACCGGCAGGTATGGTCCGGCGAGGCCACCCTGGTCGTCGCGCGCACCACGTCCGGCGACATCGGCGTCATGCCCGGTCACCAGCCGCTGCTCGGTGTGCTGGAGTCGGGCCCGGTGACCATCCGTACAAGCTCTGAAGGCGGAGCCGGGACTGTCGTCGCCGCTGTGCACGGCGGTTTCATCTCCTTCGCCGACAACAAGCTCTCGCTGCTGGCGGAGATTGCCGAGCTGGCGGACGAGATCGATGCCCAGCGCGCCGAGCGTGCGCTGGAGCGCGCAAAGTCCGACGACGACGCCGCCGCAGAGCGCCGTGCCGACGTCCGACTGCGTGCGGTGGCGGTGCGCTGA
- a CDS encoding DUF2550 domain-containing protein, translating into MFLALLVSGLVFVVLVGIGLFVFGLRRRLIQRSGGTFDCSLRWNVLDESDLSGKGWVYGVARYSGDRIMWFRVFSYSPRPRRVLERSAIEVVARRTPEGEEELALLSDAIVLGCVHRGTRLELAMSEDALTGFLAWLEAAPPGQRVNVA; encoded by the coding sequence ATGTTCCTCGCTCTGCTTGTGAGCGGTCTGGTCTTCGTTGTGCTGGTGGGGATCGGGCTCTTCGTCTTCGGTCTGCGCCGTCGCCTGATCCAGCGTTCCGGCGGCACCTTCGACTGCAGCCTGCGCTGGAACGTCCTGGACGAGTCGGATCTTTCCGGCAAGGGCTGGGTGTACGGCGTCGCGCGGTACAGCGGCGACCGGATCATGTGGTTCCGCGTCTTCTCCTACTCTCCGCGTCCCCGCCGGGTCCTGGAGCGCTCCGCCATCGAGGTCGTGGCCCGCCGCACTCCGGAGGGCGAGGAGGAGCTGGCGCTGCTGTCCGACGCGATCGTGCTGGGCTGTGTCCACCGGGGTACGCGTCTGGAGCTCGCGATGAGCGAGGACGCGCTGACCGGTTTCCTCGCCTGGCTGGAGGCGGCGCCTCCCGGGCAGAGGGTGAACGTCGCGTAG